Within Cucumis melo cultivar AY chromosome 4, USDA_Cmelo_AY_1.0, whole genome shotgun sequence, the genomic segment AAAGGAAGAATTGAGTTTATTtagagaagaaaatgaagaagaagaagaagaagtactGGCAATGGATCATGGAGAAGGTTCTTGTATTACAACAAGCTGCAATGATATCATTAATGGGGGTACCAGAAATTCCACTGCTCTTGATTTGTCTCTCAAGCTTTCATTTTAGATGCAAAAATGGCGGaatcctttttttcttcatcaTATCCATGTGAATCAGACccctatttatatatatacatatactcaccatatttttattttgcaTCTCCCTCTCCCTaatttactcactttaaatgtgatttctttctttctttctttctttctttctttctttctttctttcttagtttataattattttcctcTCATTTAAAATATCTccaatatttatttatttacttatttatgtttttaattaatgGATGCATTATTTTGAGAGATTTTATAACTGTATTCATGATAATATTGTTCAAAAGATTCTTGTGTTGTAACTAACTGCCCTccaatataattatattattgaatatttgaTATGTGTGTAGTTCATTATTATTAATCtactctttttttccttttgtgaagaaattggaaaatataactcctcttttttcttctgtaattataattatttttttattttttattttttaacatgATAACATATTGGTGGACTgcttaatttcttcttctttctttttttcttatatatctTCTCAAatattagggtttttttttctttttctttacctACCAATCAAATTTTAGggtttatatatgtatatatatatataacttcaTGGAACAAAAACTTCTTCAAatctatatattataatatattctTTAACTAAAACCCCCAATAGTCAACcaaattttaatattctttttttaaatgtatCAAAATAAATCCAAATATTTACGAGATATAacataattttatatttattttattaatgcCTAACAAtgattgaaattaaaattttagtagACTTTGTAAATACATATaacaattttttcatttataataatttcactgttaaaaaacTACAAATCTTATAAACTAaatatttcaataataataataaaaaaaaaaaaaatcaaagaagacCGTGTAAGTTAGTAAGTTATAATTTTCAATAACTATTCCTCCAAGACCAAATGTATGGTTATCTCGAGGCTTTTAACTTCtggttttgttttgaaaaaCAATGTAAACATATATTAATAAATTCATGCAACTAGTTATCTACTCTCAAACAATCCATTCAAGTTAATCTACGTTCAAAACTTATACATTCACAATCATTAATTATCTTAAACCTTTCcatttaatatttatatgtatgtacttcatgaaaattaaaatttgcgttatttaatatttagttaattttttgtttcaaatttgTATACAAGTTGTGAAACTTTTCTAAACCGAACTAAAAAGAGTTTTGCTAAAATTACAACTATGGTACGTTCAAAATCCAACTAAAAAATTTATGTATAGTTATTTACTCTCTCAATTAATGCATTCAAAACCCAACtcaaaaaattacaataaataCCCATGTTCATTAATTACTAACAAAAATTCACAAACATTGATTAACTATCCACAAACCTTTAAATTTCATACATTTAATAAATATGTATACCCAAGATTTGGAATCCAAACATATGTATGTTTAAGAAGTAGTTAATTTTTGTTTACAAGTTGAAACATCCTAAGTAAAAAGGTAAAGAGTTAAGAGGATAAAAAATTGCTATCATAAAGAGAAGGACGTAAAGGGTTTATAAGTTAACAAACATATTGGAGAGGTAGAAAAGGGGTTTgagtgggggggggggggggggagggcaGAGAAGAATGTGAGGGCGCGCAGGTAAACGGAAGGAGAGAGATGAGAAGGGGGAAGCCCCTTAGAATaaggaaaagggaaagaaaacaGAAATGCATTATATATAAAACCCAGAGTGTTATCTGAAAGTGATCAGTGTTAAATATGGAGAAAGAGAAGATCAAAAAAGCACATACCAGAAAGAAGCAGAAGCAGAAGGGAGAGAGTATTAGTGAAAAAGCAGTGTCTTCCCCAATCCTCTGTTGTTTTCAGAAATCACAACTACCACCAATAATGAAATTCAAATCCCCGTTttcgtttttcttctctttttctttttctctattgcCTCTCTTCAACCCCAACAACCATCTTTTCTATTTTGCTTCATATAATTAAACTTCAATTTTCCATTCCTTTTTTCCAACTCCATTTGGATTTAACGTTAATCATGCTTTTACATAAGTTGTTCTTCCTTCATCTTGATCCTTGTTTTGCTTCCTATAGTATGTTTGGAGACATATACATTTAATCTatacaataattatatatatatatatatatatatataagttcgGATGCAAAagtctttttaattttaatacatAAACAATTATAAGTggtttttattatttgaaaaaattatgTCTATTGGGTTTTATCAAACAATAAGGACTAAATTCTAATTATAAACTATAAGGATCACATCGGATTATTTTCAAATCATGATAGGGGTcaaattgtaatttaatttttataacttAAGGGTTTGTTTGATCACTTTCATATTTTCTATCCTCTGTTCCTATTTCTTGTTTCATGTTTCatctttattaaaaataatgaaacaagaaatatgaatattttttaaaaattgtttctATTTTcgatttcttgaaaaaaaaaacaagaacaagaatGCGTGTTtgataatagtttttttttttttttgtttttttttttatatttttcgtTACATTTTCCCAtattttatagtttaaatatagtctatttaatataaattaaaataaatagcatgcattataatataaaaaatagttatcaaatacACGTAAGTTTCTAACAATAATACAATTGTTtctatcatttatatatatacatacatgatttacaatattatttctaactcaaataatttgttttaaattttaaacgaCCCAGATCTAAGacaattatattattatgtaAATGACATGAAttgtaaaaatattaaaatgaactTAAATAACAAATTTCGTAGGTGTTGAATAGAAAATTTTAGaatcaatcacaaattgccactaatttactaaaataattgtattttggatgaactaaaaattgacatgtgtaccaaattaaatgacaattctaatgatgtatCGAGTCTTGGATCTGTCCAattggattaaattaattattttggttcaattaaataggctaaaattcaattgagcaaaaaaaaataagcttaatttagcccaaaattaaatatgacccaaatagATTGAGCATGTGGTCTGGTCCACCATACCCAAATCTATAAAAGtctctataaatagaagaataattttgaaacttCATAAGGTCTAGAAAGAATtaaagactccaacttcaagttcaagaacaccctcaaaagATTGAAACTCTTTTTAAAACTCCTCCAAAACTCCAACTTTTCGCTTCCTCAACAAGCATACAGACTCCAACTCCAAAAATATGAGTTGTTGGGAGATTCTATCCTACTGGAGGTcaaggattttttttcttcaaattatcttttatattgtttttattcATCCTTGTTTCTCATTCTTGATTTGAGATTTTATTTCTCAATCTTgtcaactttttctttttttttttttttaattttaattacatGTCAAATTTCTTACACTATTATCTTCATTTACCTGGTTTTGATTGATTTTTCTCTTAACGTAACACACATACAACATAGATGTTACTATCaaatttatatatgtttttaacTTCTAAAAATTAAGCCTATAAACATCTCCTACACCTATTAAACTTTTGTTTGTTACCCTAGATATAAATGTTACATTACGAGGAAATCAAATGTAGAATAttagttgttttttaatttagtttctcTAGTTACTAAGGTTTCGTTTTAtaaccactttttttttttttattttaaaataaacttatttctctctacttttaaaaatgagttaCATTTTTTTCAAGTAAAAGAGTTGAGTTTTCAGCCAAACTCCAAAAATAAAACACGAGGTTCtgaaaacttttttttgtttcattatcAAAATTCAAAAGTAGGTGACTTGAAAATATAAGAAATTATCTGTaggcttaattttaaaaacaaaccaAAATACATATAATTACGGAATGGAAATTAAAGTTTTTAAGTACTGCTCAAGTTtgaagttatatatatatatgtatgtatgtataatcAACTCTtcttgaaaatatatttttagctAAGTCTAGCCAGTATCTCATTTTTTCCAACTACTAGTTAACTCTATCTTATGGTTCACTAAAAAAAACTGATTTCAAACTTTGAGGATACgaactaaaaaaaaagaactaaattcTTCTCTGTTTTTGTTTTATCTTCTTTTAGCAATCGCAGCACAAGAATCCAAAACTAAGTTAAGGGGCACAGGATGACAACTATATGACTTAGATTCAGCAACATATATAGCCTGTTACTATAGGAGAGCAACCTGATtgacataaagataaaaaaaaaaaaaaaaaaaaaaaaagaggaggaagGCATTTCCTAACCTCCTCACAAGTACAACAATCTCATCACAATTGCATTATAATTTACTTGAGTGAGGTAAGAAAAATAAGTTGTTAATGAACAAGTTTATGATGTCCCCATAAGTGAGATTGAAGCATGACAGGGGAGAGGAGAGATGACCAAACCAACTTTCAATAATAGCTTGAGCCCCCAACAGGTCATAATATAAAGGGAATCATCTACTTTTGGGTTTATAAATTGGGCCGTAGTTCCAAAAAGGGCCCAATACTATGGAGTTTTCCTTGCCTGTATTTCTTCCCGACCACGACCAAGCCCATTTAACTAAAGCCCACAAAAATCCATCTCCTCTAAAACATTCCGCCACCTTCTGAGTTCCTTCTCTTCTCCTGCACTCCTTACCCCTACTCCTCGTAGtttcaatttcattttccaTTCCCAACTAGAGTTCCCCGGAAATCTCCGAGTTTCCATTTCCCTCAATTTTCTCTTACAAAACAACCTCCCGTTTCCTTcatggatcctcaacaccacCTTCGAAATCACTCCTTAGACCCTGATCCCCAACTTCCCTCCATTAAAATTCACCATCCAGCCTCCCCTCGCCACCCCTCCGCTACCACCCCCGTCGCCACCCCCCACTCCCACTGCTGGCGCCCGCCGCAAGGTTGGCGTCGCCGTCGACCTCTCCGAAGAGAGTGCTTTTGCTGTCCGCTGGGCTGTCCAACACTACCTTCGTCCTGGCGATGCTGTTATTCTTCTCCATGTCAGCCCTACTTCCGTGCTCTTCGGCGCCGATTGGGGCTCCATCGATATTTCTCTCAACACTGTTGATGATAATCCCGACGATGAGGATGCAGCTGATGGTGAAAACAATCAAAATCAGAACCGGGCCGAGCGGTCGAAGCGTAAATTGGAGGACGATTTTGATGCCTTTACTGCCTCGAAAGCTGCCGATCTAGCCAAACCTATTAAAGATGCTCAAATTCCTTACAAGATTCACATAGTGAAGGATCATGACATGAGAGAGAGGCTGTGTTTGGAAGTTGAGAGATTAGGGCTCAATGCCCTAATCATGGGAAGTCGCGGCTTTGGTGCAGCGAAGCGCGGTACCGACGGCGGCCTTGGGAGCGTTAGCGACTATTGCGTTCATCATTGTGTTTGTCCTGTGGTGGTGGTTCGGTTTCCGGATGAGAAGGACGGCGGTTTTAGCGGCAGTGCTGCGGTGGCTCTGAAGGATGAAGGCGACTCTGAGATGAAGTCTGAAACTTCGGAAGCGGCAGAGTCTTAAGGTTAGACATCTCTGTTTGTCGTGATTGCTTCTTGTATTTTAATGGGTTTTCTTGGTTTGTTTTCTGAAGCTTGAAGCGATTATCAGCTGTAGTTTAGTTTTCCATTTGGAACAAAGTTGATGTATATCAGAATGCTATGAAATTTGCTGGATACGTACCACTTTCATGTTTGTTTTGAGAGGTTTGTCTATGGCGGACTTGTTTCTGTTCTCCATTTCAATAACTTAATGTAATATGTTATATGTAGTTGAACACGGAACATATTGTGTGTTGATTGTATATATTTTCATTTGGATTGGGGAAATTTTTGGAATTACTGTTTCTTGTTGGTATAGAGGAATTGTGATTTTCTGAATTGTATGGATGATGAAACTCTGAAAATGATTGTATTGAATGGTCAATATTTACGCGGGACTTGTCATCCTTGCTTAATAGGGGCATGGATTGGAGGTAGTCTTTAGTAAACGTTGTTAGGATTGTTAACCCAATCCAATACTAATCTCATTTAGAACATGGTGGATTTGTTGATTGGAGATGGTGCGAATTTAAGGATAGGACTAGTGGGGAATTGTAAGAAAGAGAGTTTTGGTGAAGTCTTTTGATATGAAGTGGTACAGTTTAATGCCTTGGCGTCCTTAATCATGAATCTATTTTATATTGTGTAGTTGGATGTCTAATAATTATTTGAGATTAGAGAATATTCATAAAGAAGGACGTCTGCCCTCTGGACTCTGGATTTACTGATATAATAGggatgtttttgtttttcttcctGAAGCATTTTCCTTTTAGAATGTATGTATATTTTCACTCTCTACATCAAATTTGGAGATTCTACTTTCATACTTCTTGGTGGAATGTAACTATTAGGTTATTTATTATATACGCAATGAATTAGTAGATCCTGCTAGTCATATTTTGGAAGTGACCAGGCGTTATAGATAGTAACTGCTGTTCTGTCAAGTTCTGTCGTATGTCGTATGATTGCAAGTTTTCTCTATGCCGATGCATATGGGTTGGAAACCTTCCTCCCTTGCCATTGTTAGTACATTGAATCCAATAAGTAGAAATATAGAAATGAATTTTTACATTTTCATTATCTGATTTTCATGTCCACTAGGTATGTTGGAGACCTTGTTAGATTCTATGTTTTTCTTTGGGTCTCTGTCTTCTTCTATCCGTAATTACCCATTGAGTCACATTTTAGTTGATTCGAGGCCCTTTTTAGTTGGCTTGTTttgtggggttttttttttaaatgtccgTGTTTCTTTTCCATTGTTTTTCTCGATGAAATGGCAGTTAGAAAATGTGTGTCCATGACTGCATCTTTCGATCTTGGAGGGGGAAGACTTTTCTGCTAATCTTGATTTGATTCTTTTACACCTTCGAGTTCTCATTTTCTACGGAAATGAATTGGGAGAAATTCTCTTTGATTGGTATCGATGTCGACTTGGCTAGTAGGTTAAGGTTGGCCTAACCTTGTGGGTTACATCGGTACTTGTACTTTGTTGCTTATTTTCTGTAACACCCCAATGATCTCATGtcgttcatttttttaaattcaattatttatttttattttattcatctatttgtttataattaaataatgaaacttatgtcatcaagatgtgaatttttccccttttaaaatattaagcaaatttcaactttaattatacttggtaattaaagatttaattggtatttggaagttgagggaaaggaggaatttgggggaaatattggtaaattagagagagaagagtgaaatttggaatttattaaagaagagaaaaagaggggaatttattttataaaaggaaaaggaaaggaaaagaaaaggaaaagaaaaggaaaagaaaaaggaaaaagaaaaagagaaagaagaagaagaagccgagaaaccctagccacgccgccgccgccgagtCGACGCACATCGTCCCAGCCGCGTCGGAGATCAGGTCAAGTCGAGCCGTCGCACGccagccgtcgcccgaagccgcGTTACACCCGTGCCTGCGCCGCGCCGCATCGATCCGAGGGAGAGCAGCTGAAGCCGCGTCGCCGAGCCGCCCAGTCCCATCGTGCGCAACCGCCAACCACTGCGTGAAGCCGCGCACTGCCAAGTCACCGACCCGCAGCAGTCGACGGCGTCagccgcgcgcctccagccgtgaAGCAGAACCCGCGTTTCGGCTGATCTGCGCCCGCCCGTCGGCCCGAGTCCAAAACCGACCCGCGCCGCCCGCCGAACCCGAACTCCGCGCGCGCGCCtactccaagccgagccgcgcctccctgCTGACGTGAGCCGAGCCGCTCGCGCAAGCCCCTTTCGCcaggactgagccgagccgattctgtccttcttccagccgagccgccaagacaattttggctccttccacctagtttttggtaaatttccaaattccctagcctgcccagtaattaaatgagttaatttggaaatttaattaatttaattactttcctcaagaagcaacttggaccaaatagctgctgcagcttaggacttcctcagtaggaactcatctagcaacatctcgaggtaagagatttctactactagacccatGAACAAATTGTAAGATTTCGCATACTGTGAGATATGCATACTGATGATTGACCGTATGGTGTATTGAACTGTTGACTGTATGACGATGTTATGATATTAATGCTCAGTAGTATGTGGCCGTATGTTGTGTTGAACTGCTGACTGTAGGAGGACGTTGTGATACGAATGCTCGGTAGCATATGACCGAAATGTTTGGAATTGTTCTGACGATGTAGAGACTGTTGAGGAAGGGAAGGGAGCTAGTGTTCACTATTTCGTCATAGTTGTATGATGATGAGATGTATATGTATGTTAAGACTAGGGTCCCTGTTAGCAACCCagtagagtcgtacctgcatgggtgtccttcgggatcaccacctatttaggactgtgtggtccgacgggacgccagtctagcatggatatagatatgaccgagtgactcgacggggtcctcgcatcccggttgtcttagtgttacccccgggttcactacagaccagcatgtcctaggtgctccctcggaacaccgaagaccagattttcgttcctacgggagcgcatgttgcacgtgttcgggaacgtgccagagattgggtaccagttttcaggactcgatagggaagccaacaggcacctagtgggactagtagtgggtcccttactgagtatttttatactcattctcttcattttatgttttcaggtagaggacgaggtaagggcaaaggcaagctggcgagcgacgtgaagtgaccgtggcgagccataggggttttcctgcttccgcacatgttttactttacagttaaattcatgtttcggctttctgcatgtttactttggttatttttgtagatagggcccgcttagggattttaaacttaactcgtatttctacatgttaccttaactatctttcataaatacatttgctagatttctttgcatttatttacaccagattttatgacttaaacactgatcctagattcagtaaccacttcgattcagcataaagagtcgggtcgttacagttggtatcagagcgcagtgttttaggtcctgtagactgacttatgatgtaagtcattttgttttgatttttacctcaccctatggctatacggtccttcgtcactcgccaggtatgcctaaagctttacaaatattaagatTATAATGTTGCCTGATTAGATTAGACTTAGAGTGAGAATATTGAGCTCTAGTGGTGAAaaatttgttggtgaattttaggaagaatgccgccacgtagaggtgcacgccgaggaggtggcaggggaggcagaggagccggtcgtggccaaccggcggagcaacctgccgcgccgccagtcaaccccgacgtaccagtcaaccctaatgcaccggtcactcaggcggatctcgccgcaatggagcagcgttaccaggccatgctgcaagctgctctagcgccgttcctcgctgctcagcagaaccaggccgcccctgttcaggaccagcctgtagtccctccagcccctgttcaggaccagcccgtcatccctccagccccggtggaagctcagccggtgccagtacaactgtcagctgaggccaagcacttgagggattttaggaagtacaacccgaagactttcgacggatccttggacaacccctttagagcccagctgtggttgacatccatagagacgatcttcaggtacatgaagtgcccagaagaccagaaggtgcagtgtgcagctttctgtttggaggatagggggactgcctggtgggagactgctgagagggcgctgggaggagatgccagcaagatcacatgggagcaattcagggagagcttttatgctaagttcttctctgccaacgtgaagcacgccaagctccaagaattcctaaacttggagcaaggcaaactgagcgtggaacagtatgatgccgagttcgacctgttgtcccgttttgcccctgatgtggtaagggatgaggccgccaggactgagagatttgttaatggcctcaggttagacctccagggttttgtacgagctcttcgaccaaccactcatgcggatgctctacgcatagcactggatctgagcctgcatgagagagctggtcaatctaaggttgtcggcacagggtcagcctcgggacagaagaggaaggcggaGGCGCAGCCCGACGTAATACCACAGCGGACtccga encodes:
- the LOC103494986 gene encoding LOW QUALITY PROTEIN: universal stress protein PHOS32-like (The sequence of the model RefSeq protein was modified relative to this genomic sequence to represent the inferred CDS: inserted 2 bases in 1 codon) — translated: MDPQHHLRNHSLDPDPQLPSIKIHHPASPRHPSATTPVATXPTPTAGARRKVGVAVDLSEESAFAVRWAVQHYLRPGDAVILLHVSPTSVLFGADWGSIDISLNTVDDNPDDEDAADGENNQNQNRAERSKRKLEDDFDAFTASKAADLAKPIKDAQIPYKIHIVKDHDMRERLCLEVERLGLNALIMGSRGFGAAKRGTDGGLGSVSDYCVHHCVCPVVVVRFPDEKDGGFSGSAAVALKDEGDSEMKSETSEAAES